In Perognathus longimembris pacificus isolate PPM17 chromosome 3, ASM2315922v1, whole genome shotgun sequence, a single window of DNA contains:
- the Tpt1 gene encoding translationally-controlled tumor protein encodes MIIYRDLISHDELFSDIYKIREIAGGLCLEVEGKMVSRTEGNIDDSLIGGNASAEGPEGEGTESTVVTGVDIVMNHHLQETSFTKEAYKKYIKDYMKSLKGKLEEQKPERVKPFMTGAAEQIKHILANFNNYQFFIGENMNPDGMVALLDYREDGVTPFMIFFKDGLEMEKC; translated from the exons ATGATCATCTACCGGGACCTCATCAGCC ACGATGAGCTGTTCTCCGACATCTACAAGATCCGGGAGATCGCGGGCGGGCTGTGCTTGGAGGTGGAGGGCAAG ATGGTCAGTAGGACAGAGGGTAACATTGATGACTCGCTCATTGGTGGGAATGCCTCCGCTGAAGGCCCCGAGGGCGAAGGTACCGAAAGCACAGTAGTCACTGGTGTGGACATTGTCATGAACCATCACTTGCAGGAGACCAGTTTCACAAAGGAAGCCTACAAAAAGTACATCAAAGATTACATGAAATC ACTTAAAGGCAAACTTGAAGAACAGAAACCTGAAAGAGTAAAGCCTTTTATGACAGGGGCTGCAGAGCAAATCAAGCACATCCTTGCTAATTTCAATAACTACCAG TTTTTTATTGGTGAAAACATGAATCCTGATGGCATGGTTGCTCTCCTGGACTACCGTGAGGATGGTGTGACCCCATTTATGATTTTCTTTAAGGATGgtttagaaatggaaaaatgt